In the genome of Planctomyces sp. SH-PL62, the window AACACGCCTCGCCGCGAGGCCCGCCGGGCGTCCCGGCCCCCCGGGGCTCGGCCGGCGGAAGCGCCGCCACCGGTTGTACACGGAGTTCGACGATGCGAGTGGGACTGCTGGGACGGAAGATCGGAATGACCCAGATCTTCCAGGAGGACGGCACCGCCGTCCCGATCACGGTTCTGGAGTGCGGGCCCTGCACCGTGCTGCAGGTCCGCACCGACGAAGTCGACGGCTACCACGCGGTCCAGCTCGGTTTCGACGACAAGAAGCGGAAGAACGCCACCCAGGCGGAGCGAGGCCACGCCAAGAAGGTGGAGGCCGAGCCCAAGCGTTACGTCAAGGAGATCCGCCAGGCCGAGGCGGTCGACGTGGCGGCCGGGACCACCCTGACGGTCGAGGTCTTCGGCGACGTGAAGAACGTCGACGTGACCGGCGTCAGCAAGGGTCGCGGCTTCTCCGGCGTCATGAAGCGTCACGGCTTCCGCGGCCTCCGGGCCACGCACGGCGTCAAGCGGATGCACCGCCATCCCGGCTCCTCCGGTCCCAGCGCCGACCCGTCGCGGACCCGCAAGGGCATCCGCAAGCCGGGCCAGTTCGGCAACGCCCAGGTGACCGTGCGGAACCTGGAAATCGTCCGGGTGGACCCGACCAACAACCTCTTGCTGCTCCGCGGCGCCGTCCCCGGCCCCAACGGCGGCTACCTGACCGTCCGTCAGACCAACAAGGGCTGAGCCGGGTTCGCGGACCCTCGGAGATGGATACGACCGCCATGCTGACGATCCCTGTTTACAACCCCGACGGCGCCAAGGTGGGTGAGGAGTCGATCGACCCCGCCGACTTCGGCGGGGCCGTCAACAAGCAGCTCCTTCACGACGTGGTCCTGATGCACCTGGCCGCCCGCCGGGTCGGGACCGTGAACACCCGAGGCCGGTCGGACGTCGCCGGCTCGAAGAAGAAGCTGTTCCGCCAGAAGGGGACGGGCAACGCCCGGGCCGGTTCCAAGCGGACCAACAAGCGGAAGGGCGGCGGCGTCGCCTTCGCCCGCCGCAACCGCGACTACCGCTACAGCATCCCCAAGAAGGCCGTCCGCACGGCCATCCGGATGGCCCTGCTGTCCAAGTTCCAGGACAACCAGGTCCTGGTGCTCGACGGCCTGAGCCTCGACAAGCCCCAGACCCGGACGGTCGCCAAGGCCCTCAAGGCGATCCGCCGGCCCGACATCACCGAGGCCGAGGCCGCCGAGGTCGTGGGCGAGACCAAGGCCCAGGCCGTGCGTCGGACCCTCGACGGCCGGTCGATCCTGCTGGGCCTGCCGGCCGCCGACCCGGTCCTCTACCGCAGCGCCCGCAACATCGAGGGCGTGACGGTGGCCCCGGTCGCCGAATTCAACACCTACGACGTGCTCAAGCAGCGATACCTGGTCCTGACGCGCGAGGCGCTCACGACCCTGATCGAGCGCGTGAAGTCCCAGCCGGCGCGTCGCGCCGTGGAGGCCTGATTCCATGGTCACGCTCCGCCGAGCCCCCGCATACTCCCGCAAGGGACCGGCCCTCGACCCCCACCAGGTGGTCGTCCGGCCGCTGATCACCGAGAAGGCGACCCACCTTTCGGAGCGGCACAACGCCTACACGTTCGAGGTCAACCCCCTGGTGGGCAAGACCGAGATCAAGGCGGCCGTCGAGGTCCTCTTCAACGTGAAGGTCCGCGACGTCCGCATCCAGAACCGCAAGGGCAAGCTCCGCCGGGTCAAGCTCCAGCAGGGCCGCACCCGGAGCTGGAAGAAGGCGATCGTCGCCCTCCACGACGACTATCGGATCGACTTCTATTGATCGTATGAGGATGGGTCGCGGCGGGCCCCGCGCCCGCCCCCCGGGACCGAACACCGAGACGTGAAGGGACGGGCGCAGCCGGCCGGGCCGCCCGCAGAGGAATCCAGCGATGGGCATCCGCTACTACAAGCCGACCAGTCCGGGCCGCCGCAACGCGTCGGTCAGCGACTTCTCGGAGCTGACGGATAAGAACAAGAAGCCGGAGAAGTCACTCACCGAGCCGCTCAAGAAGACCGGCGGGCGGAACAACCAGGGCTTCATCACGGCCCGGCACCGCGGCGGCGGCCACAAGCGGATGTACCGGATCATCGACTTCCGGCGCAACGACCGCGACGGCCAGGTCGCCCAGGTGACCCACATCGAATACGACCCCAACCGGTCGGCCCGGATCGCCCTCATCGTCTATCCCGACGGTGCCAAGCGGTACATCGTGGCCCCCGAGGGGTTGAAGGCGGGGATGGCCGTCAACTCCGGGCCCGACGCCGAGCCCAAGGTGGGCAACTGCCTGCCGCTGAGCAAGATCCCCACCGGGCACTCGATCCACAACATCGAGATGCAGCCCGGCGGCGGGGCCAAGCTCTGCCGCTCGGCCGGGGTGTCGGCGACGCTGACCGCCCGCGAGGGGACCTGGGCCCAGATCACGCTGCCGTCGGGCGAGGTCCGCCGGATCCCGGCCACCTGCCGGGCGACGATCGGCGTGGTCGGCAACTCCGACCACATGAACATCCGCCTGGGCAAGGCGGGTCGCAAGCGGTGGCTGGGGCGTCGTCCCCACGTCCGCGGCATGGCGATGAACCCGGTCGACCACCCGATGGGCGGCGGCGAGGGGCGGTCGAAGGGCCACACCCCGCAGTCGCCGACCGGCGTTCTGGCGAAGGGGGGCAAGACCCGTCGCCGCCGCAAGCCGTCGAACAAGGCGATCATCCGCCGCCGTACGAGCGTCCGCTACGGTCAGCTCAAGGTCTGAATCCCGAACTGAGCCGAGCGCCGTCGCGGAGCCGGCCCGACCCCGCGACGGCTCCTCCGTCCTGGTCATCGAATATCAAGGGAAGCTTCATTCATGGGACGTTCGCTCAAGAAAGGCCCGTACGTCGTCGAGCGGCTGCTGGAGAAGGCCGCCAAGGCCGACGCCATGGGCGCCCGCGAGCCGATCAAGACCTGGGCCCGGGCCTGCACCATCGTGCCCGAATTCATCGGCAAGAACTTCGCGATCCACAACGGCAAGAACTTCATCAAGCTGTACGTGACCGAGGACATGGTCGGTCACAAGTTCGGCGAGTTCGCGCCGACGCGGACGTTCCGGAGCCACGGCGGCAAGTCCGCGAAGGGCGCGAGGAAGTAAGTCGACGCAAGGGAAGCGGGCGGCGGCCGCCGCCGCGAGATCAACCGAAACGAGACGCCCGGGGACGAGCGGCCCGTCGCGACGGCCCGAGGCGACGGGGCCCGGCCCCGGCCCCCCGCGGACATAACACGAGACTCCGGTCATGAGCACCATCGCCGAATACACGGCCAGCCACCGATTCGCCCGCATCTCGGTGCGGAAGGTCCGGCCCCTGCTGGACCTGATCCGCGGCAAGTACGCCGACGACGCGCTCGACATCCTGAAGTACATGCCCCACCGGGGCGCCCGGCTGGTCGAGCGGGTGCTCAGGAGCGCCATGGCCAACGCCGAGGACCGCGGGGTCCGCAACGTCGGCGACCTGGTGGTCACGGACGCCCGGGGCGACGGCGGCCCGATGTTCAAGCGGCTGATGCCCCGGGCTCGGGGCATGGCCTACCTGATCCGCCGCCGCAGCAGCCACATCGCGATCGGGCTGGAGGATTTCAGCCGGACCGACGAGGCCTGACGCACCCCCCGGCCGGGCGCTTCGCCCGCCGAGGACGAGAGGACGAGAGGACGAAGAGATGCGCTATCCACAAGCCGGGGGACGCTGAGCGATGGGCCAGAAGGTTCGACCGACCGGGTTCCGCGTGGGCGTGATGGAGGACTGGCGGAGCCGCTGGTACGCCTCCAAGCACGAGTTCGCCGACCTCTTGGTCGAGGATTTCAAGATCCGGAAGTTCATCAAGAACAAGTACGGATTCGCCGGCATCCCCAAGATCGAGATCGAGCGGACGCGAGACGCCGTGACGGTGCTCCTGTCGACCGCCCGCCCGGGCGTGGTGATCGGCCGCAAGGGGGCCGAGGTCGAGAAGCTCCAGGAGGAGCTGCAGAACCTCACCGGCCGCCGGATCGAGATCAAGATCGTCGAGGTCCCCCGACCCGAGATCGACGCCCAGCTGATCAGCGAGGACATCGCCGAGCAGCTCCAGAAGCGTTCGAGCTTCCGGCGGACGATCAAGCGGGCGCTTGAGCAGACGATGGACGGCGGCGCCAGGGGCGTCAAGGTCCAGCTCTCCGGGCGGCTGGGCGGGGCCGAGATGTCGCGGACCGAGGCGGCGGCCAAGGGGTCCGTCCCCCTGAGCACCCTCCGGGCCAAGATCGACTACGGTTTCGCCGAGGCCAAGACCGCGCAGGGCCACATCGGCGTCAAGGTATGGGTCAACCAGGGCGACTATTTGAAGATGGAGGCTGGCGATGGCGCTGATGCCCAAGCGGGTCAAGTATCGAAAAAGCCAAAAAGGCCGCGTAAAAGGTAACGCCACCCGCGGCAACTACGTCGCGTTCGGCGAGTACGGGCTGCAGACCCTCGAGCCCGGGCGGATCAGCGCCCAGACCATCGAGGCCGGCCGCGTGGTCGCCAGCCAGGCGGTCAAGGGGGGCGGCAAGCTCTACATCCGGATCTTCCCGCACAAGAGCGTGACCGCGATCCCGGCCGAGACCCGAATGGGCAAGGGCAAGGGCGAAGTCGAGTTCTGGGCCGCGGTGGTGAAGCCGGGGACGATCCTCTACGAGATCGGCGGGCTGTCCGAGGACGCCGCCCGGGCCGCGTTCAACCGCGTGTCCCACAAGTTGCCCGTCGCCTGCCGCTTCGTGACCCGCCGGCCGACGGTCTGACCGGGTCGAAGGCGGGGCGAGACCAGCGAGACGACGAGACGACCGGAGGCCCGCGAGCGGGCCGAGACGACCGGAAGGACGAAAGGACCCATGAGCAAGGCCTCCGAACTCCGCGACCACTCCGACGAGCAGCTCGAGCTGCAGCTGAAGGACGTGCAGAAGAACCTGTTCCGCCTCCGGCTCCAGAGCGAGACCGAGCGGCTCGAGGCCCCCAGCGAGATCATCAAGGCCAAGCGCGAGATCGCCCGGATCAAGACGATCCTCCGCCAGCGCCAGATCGAGCGCGAGAAGGCCGCCGGAGTCGCCTCCTGACCTCCCCCTCCCCGGGGGGCGTCGGGTCGCGACGCGACATCCACCAAAGCCTCAACCCGAAACCGAAGCACGCACGATGAGCCAACCCAGCCTCGCGAATGCGAATTCGACGGCCGCCCGCAAGCCCCGCAAGACGGAGGTCGGCGTGGTGGCGTCGGACAAGATGAACAAGACCCGCCGGGTCGTGGTCGAGCGGCTCGTGCCCCACGACAAGTACGGCAAGCTGATGAAGCGCCGGACCGTCTGCCACACCCACGACGAGCTCAACGAGTCCCACGTGGGGGATCTGGTCGAGATCATGGAGACCCGGCCGGTGTCGAAGCTCAAGCGGTGGAGGCTGGTCCGGATCGTCCGCAAGGGCGCCCAGCAGGCCCTCGCCGGCGAGGGCGAGGCCGCGGCCCCGACCCCGAAGCCGGCCGACTGACGGCCTCCGAACCCGACCAGCGAAAGGTCACCGACCCATGATCCAGATGCAGACCCGGCTCGACGTGGCCGACAACAGCGGCGCCAAGGAAGTGATGTGCATCAAGGTGCTCGGCGGCAGCGCGTCCCGCTACAAGCGGCGCACCGCCGGCATCGGCGACACGATCATCGCCAGCGTCAAGAAGGCCTCGCCCGGCAGCGACGTCAAGGCGGGAGACGTGGTCCGCTGCGTCATCGTCCGGACCCGCAACCAGGCCCGCCGCACCGACGGCAGCTACGTCAAGTTCGACCGCAACGCGGTCGTCCTGATCGACAACGAGAAGAACCCCCGCGGCACGCGCATCTTCGGGGCCATCGCCCGCGAGCTCCGCGACCGCCAGTTCATGAAGATCATCAGCCTGGCCTCCGAGGTCGTCTGACCACGGAGCGGGCCCGGCCGACCCCCGACCCCCGCGACGCGTTTCGCAAGCGAGCGAGTGAACCATGCATATCCGGAAAGACGACCAGGTCGAAGTGATCGCCGGCGACGACAAGGGGACCCCGTCGAGCCGACGCATCGCCAAGGTGCTCCGGGCGATCCCCTCGAAGAACAAAGTCGTCGTCGAGGGGGTCAACCGGGTCTACAAGCACATGAAGCCGAGCCAGAAGAACCCCCAGGGGGGGCGGCTCTCCAAGGAAATGCCCGTCGCTGTCTCGAACGTCCTCCTCTTCTGCCCGAAGTGCAACCGCGGCGTCCGTCAGGGCGCCCGGTTCACCGCCGAGGGCGTGAAGGAGCGCTTCTGCCGCAAGTGCGGCCAGGGGCTGGGGACGCTCGGGCCCAAGAAGAAGGCGCACGCCGAGGCCGCCCAGGCCGACCGCTGACGACCGCCGCCCCCCCGAGGCCGGGCCCCGGGGCGGAGACCGCAAGCCCGCCGCCGATAACGAAGGAAACCGGGAATGGCTCGCCTCCAAGAACTGTACAAGACCGAGATCAAGCAGGCGGTCGCCGCCAAGTTCAACCTCGACAACCCGATGGCGATCCCCAAGCTCTCCAAGATCGTCGTCAACATGGGCGTCGGCCGGGCCACCCAGGACAAGACCATCCTGGACTCCGCCGCCGAGAGCCTCGGCCGGATCACCGGCCAGCGTCCGGCCCTCACCAAGGCCAAGACGTCGGTGTCGGGCTTCCGCCTCCGCGAGGGGAACGACATCGGCTGCAAGGTGACCCTGCGGGGGGCGAGGATGTACGAATTCCTCGACCGCCTGGTGTCGATCGCCCTGCCTCGTATCCGCGACTTCCGCGGCGTCAACCCCAACAGCTTCGACGGCCACGGCAACTACAGCCTGGGCCTCGCCGAGCAGGTCGTCTTCCCCGAGATCGACGCCGACCGGATCCAGCACACCCACGGCATGGACGTGACCATCGTCACCACCGCCCAGAACGACGACCAGGCCCGGGAACTCCTCCGCCTGTTCGGCGTCCCGTTCCGCCAGCCCGGCTCGGCCGGCGGCCGCTACGGCAAGTGAGCCGGGCCGACCCCGGCCGACCCCGATCCCGATCCGACGTACGCCCGACCCCAACCGGGTCGAAGTAACACCCCGACGCGAAATTGACCGGCCGCCGCGAGGCGTCCACCGCACGGTCCTGGAAGGTTGAGCATGTCGACCAAGGCCCAGAAGATCAAGTCCGAGACGCCCCGCAAGTTCGCCGTCCAGCACCGCAATCGGTGCCGGCTTTGCGGTCGTCCCCGAGCCTACTATCGCAAGTTCGGCATCTGCCGGATCTGCTTCCGGAATCTGGCCAGCCGCGGCCTGATCCCGGGCGTCAAGAAGGCGAGCTGGTAGCGCGACGCCGGGCCGGGCCCGCTGCCCTCCCCCGCGCCGCCCGCGGCCCTCGCCCAGGCGCGTCCGCCGCGAACCCGCCGGCTCTTCGGCCGTGCGGAGCCGACTCCCCCCACACTCCGAACAGAATAGTCGCGTCCGTCCGAGTCGCCCCGCCGCGCCGACGCACCCCGAGAGAGGAGCCGCCCCGAGAGGGCGCCCCCGGGGACGTTACCCGCGACGGTTCAGGAAGGCTTCCCCGCCATGATGACCGACCCGATCGCAGATATGCTGACCCGGATCCGCAACGCCGTGCGGATCGAGCGCACGTCCCTCGACATGCCCGCTTCCAACATGCGGCGGGGGATCGCCCAGGTCCTTAAGGACGAAGGCTACATCTGGGATTTCGAAGAGATCGAGACCGTCCCGGCCCGCACCCTTCGGCTCCACATGAAGTACGGCCCCAACGGCGAGCGGCTGATCACCAAGATCGACCGCATCAGCAAGCCGGGCCGCCGGGTCTACCGGGGCTACAAGGACCTCAGGCCGGTCCTCGGCGGCATGGGGATCCAGATCCTCAGCACCCCTCGGGGGATCGTCAGCGACCGCCGCGCCCGCGACCAGAAGGTCGGCGGCGAAGTCCTGGCCATGATCTACTAAGCCGGGCCTCCGCCTCCCCGGGTACCGAACCACCTTCATCGCCAGAACAAGAACGAGGAAGACGGAGCCATGTCCCGTATCGGTCGAAAGCCGGTCGTCGTCCCGGCCAACGTGAAAGTCGCGATCGCCGACTCGACGATCCAGGTCGAGGGGCCCAAGGGCAAGCTCAGCTACGGCCACCGTCCCGAGGTCTCCGTGACCTTCGACGAGGCCAAGAACGAGATCGCCGTCGCCCGTCGCAACGACGAGCGGATGAGCCGGGCGCTCCACGGCCTGACCCGGAGCCTCGTGGCCAACATGGTCGAGGGCGTGGCGACCGGCTACACCCGGAAGCTTGAGATCGTCGGCGTCGGCTACCAGGCCCAGCTCAAGAAGGCGAACACCATCGCCTTGCAGGTCGGGTACGCCAACCAGATCGTCCTGGAGGCGCCCGCCGGGGTGACGGTGGCCGTCCCGGACGCCACGCACGTCGTCGTCACCGGCGCCGACAAGCAGGCCGTCGGCCAGTTCGCCGCCGAGGTCCGCGCGGTGCGGCCGCCCGAACCCTACAAGGGCAAGGGGATCCGCTACGAGGGCGAGGCCGTCCGTCGCAAGGCGGGCAAGGCGTTCGGCTCGAAGTGACCCCGCGTTCCGCCTGAGAACCAAGAGACCCGCAAGACCCCGTCCGAGACGGCGCCGGCCCCGTCCCACCGACGCGAGCCCCGCCGGCCGCCGACAGCGAGAGGATCGTTCCCGTGGACACCGCCAACCACCACCTGCTGGTCCAGACGCGCCGCCTGCGCCGCCAGCGCCGGATTCGCAAGCGGCTCGCCGGGACGCCCGAGCGTCCCCGCCTGGCCGTCTTCCGCAGCTCGAAGCACATTTACGCCCAGGTGATCGACGACCGGGCCGGCAAGACCCTGGTCCAGGCGAGCACCGTGGATCCCGAGGTCAAGGCCGAGGTCGCCTACGGCGGCAACAAGGCGGCCGCCGCGGTCGTCGGCCGGGTCGTCGCGGCGCGAGCCAAGGCGGCCGGTCTGGGCAAGATCTGCTTCGACCGCCGCAGCTACAAGTATCACGGCCGCGTCGAGGCCCTGGCCGCCGCCGCTCGCGAGGCCGGCCTCGATTTCTGACCTCGATCCGAAAGATCCGTCGCGTCGCCCGAACTCGGTCGACATGCAGCTCACACCGAATCATACTGGCAGAGAGAAGGAGTATCCCACGTGTCGACCGACACACGAGATCGCGACCGCGACCGCGGCGAATGGGTTGAGAGCGTCGTCGCGATCCGCCGTTGCGCGGCGGTGGTGAAGGGGGGCCGTCGGTTCAGCTTCAACGCGCTCGTCGTGGTCGGCAACGGCCGCGGGCAGGTGAGCTGGGGCTACGGCAAGGCCAACGAGGTCCCGCCGGCCGTCGAGAAGGGCGTCAAGGACGCCCACAAGCAGATGAAGCGGGTCCAGCTCCGGGGCACCACCATTCCCCACACGGTCGTCGGCCGCTTCGGCGCCGCGAGCGTCCTGATGATGCCCGCCGCACCGGGCACCGGCGTCATCGCCGGCGGCGCGGTCCGCGCCGTGGTCGAGGCCGCG includes:
- the rplC gene encoding 50S ribosomal protein L3 — its product is MRVGLLGRKIGMTQIFQEDGTAVPITVLECGPCTVLQVRTDEVDGYHAVQLGFDDKKRKNATQAERGHAKKVEAEPKRYVKEIRQAEAVDVAAGTTLTVEVFGDVKNVDVTGVSKGRGFSGVMKRHGFRGLRATHGVKRMHRHPGSSGPSADPSRTRKGIRKPGQFGNAQVTVRNLEIVRVDPTNNLLLLRGAVPGPNGGYLTVRQTNKG
- the rplD gene encoding 50S ribosomal protein L4, encoding MLTIPVYNPDGAKVGEESIDPADFGGAVNKQLLHDVVLMHLAARRVGTVNTRGRSDVAGSKKKLFRQKGTGNARAGSKRTNKRKGGGVAFARRNRDYRYSIPKKAVRTAIRMALLSKFQDNQVLVLDGLSLDKPQTRTVAKALKAIRRPDITEAEAAEVVGETKAQAVRRTLDGRSILLGLPAADPVLYRSARNIEGVTVAPVAEFNTYDVLKQRYLVLTREALTTLIERVKSQPARRAVEA
- the rplW gene encoding 50S ribosomal protein L23 produces the protein MVTLRRAPAYSRKGPALDPHQVVVRPLITEKATHLSERHNAYTFEVNPLVGKTEIKAAVEVLFNVKVRDVRIQNRKGKLRRVKLQQGRTRSWKKAIVALHDDYRIDFY
- the rplB gene encoding 50S ribosomal protein L2, whose translation is MGIRYYKPTSPGRRNASVSDFSELTDKNKKPEKSLTEPLKKTGGRNNQGFITARHRGGGHKRMYRIIDFRRNDRDGQVAQVTHIEYDPNRSARIALIVYPDGAKRYIVAPEGLKAGMAVNSGPDAEPKVGNCLPLSKIPTGHSIHNIEMQPGGGAKLCRSAGVSATLTAREGTWAQITLPSGEVRRIPATCRATIGVVGNSDHMNIRLGKAGRKRWLGRRPHVRGMAMNPVDHPMGGGEGRSKGHTPQSPTGVLAKGGKTRRRRKPSNKAIIRRRTSVRYGQLKV
- the rpsS gene encoding 30S ribosomal protein S19 is translated as MGRSLKKGPYVVERLLEKAAKADAMGAREPIKTWARACTIVPEFIGKNFAIHNGKNFIKLYVTEDMVGHKFGEFAPTRTFRSHGGKSAKGARK
- the rplV gene encoding 50S ribosomal protein L22 — its product is MSTIAEYTASHRFARISVRKVRPLLDLIRGKYADDALDILKYMPHRGARLVERVLRSAMANAEDRGVRNVGDLVVTDARGDGGPMFKRLMPRARGMAYLIRRRSSHIAIGLEDFSRTDEA
- the rpsC gene encoding 30S ribosomal protein S3, which translates into the protein MGQKVRPTGFRVGVMEDWRSRWYASKHEFADLLVEDFKIRKFIKNKYGFAGIPKIEIERTRDAVTVLLSTARPGVVIGRKGAEVEKLQEELQNLTGRRIEIKIVEVPRPEIDAQLISEDIAEQLQKRSSFRRTIKRALEQTMDGGARGVKVQLSGRLGGAEMSRTEAAAKGSVPLSTLRAKIDYGFAEAKTAQGHIGVKVWVNQGDYLKMEAGDGADAQAGQVSKKPKRPRKR
- the rplP gene encoding 50S ribosomal protein L16 — protein: MALMPKRVKYRKSQKGRVKGNATRGNYVAFGEYGLQTLEPGRISAQTIEAGRVVASQAVKGGGKLYIRIFPHKSVTAIPAETRMGKGKGEVEFWAAVVKPGTILYEIGGLSEDAARAAFNRVSHKLPVACRFVTRRPTV
- the rpmC gene encoding 50S ribosomal protein L29, whose translation is MSKASELRDHSDEQLELQLKDVQKNLFRLRLQSETERLEAPSEIIKAKREIARIKTILRQRQIEREKAAGVAS
- the rpsQ gene encoding 30S ribosomal protein S17, which translates into the protein MSQPSLANANSTAARKPRKTEVGVVASDKMNKTRRVVVERLVPHDKYGKLMKRRTVCHTHDELNESHVGDLVEIMETRPVSKLKRWRLVRIVRKGAQQALAGEGEAAAPTPKPAD
- the rplN gene encoding 50S ribosomal protein L14, giving the protein MIQMQTRLDVADNSGAKEVMCIKVLGGSASRYKRRTAGIGDTIIASVKKASPGSDVKAGDVVRCVIVRTRNQARRTDGSYVKFDRNAVVLIDNEKNPRGTRIFGAIARELRDRQFMKIISLASEVV
- the rplX gene encoding 50S ribosomal protein L24, coding for MHIRKDDQVEVIAGDDKGTPSSRRIAKVLRAIPSKNKVVVEGVNRVYKHMKPSQKNPQGGRLSKEMPVAVSNVLLFCPKCNRGVRQGARFTAEGVKERFCRKCGQGLGTLGPKKKAHAEAAQADR
- the rplE gene encoding 50S ribosomal protein L5 — its product is MARLQELYKTEIKQAVAAKFNLDNPMAIPKLSKIVVNMGVGRATQDKTILDSAAESLGRITGQRPALTKAKTSVSGFRLREGNDIGCKVTLRGARMYEFLDRLVSIALPRIRDFRGVNPNSFDGHGNYSLGLAEQVVFPEIDADRIQHTHGMDVTIVTTAQNDDQARELLRLFGVPFRQPGSAGGRYGK
- a CDS encoding type Z 30S ribosomal protein S14, which gives rise to MSTKAQKIKSETPRKFAVQHRNRCRLCGRPRAYYRKFGICRICFRNLASRGLIPGVKKASW
- the rpsH gene encoding 30S ribosomal protein S8 — protein: MMTDPIADMLTRIRNAVRIERTSLDMPASNMRRGIAQVLKDEGYIWDFEEIETVPARTLRLHMKYGPNGERLITKIDRISKPGRRVYRGYKDLRPVLGGMGIQILSTPRGIVSDRRARDQKVGGEVLAMIY
- the rplF gene encoding 50S ribosomal protein L6, producing MSRIGRKPVVVPANVKVAIADSTIQVEGPKGKLSYGHRPEVSVTFDEAKNEIAVARRNDERMSRALHGLTRSLVANMVEGVATGYTRKLEIVGVGYQAQLKKANTIALQVGYANQIVLEAPAGVTVAVPDATHVVVTGADKQAVGQFAAEVRAVRPPEPYKGKGIRYEGEAVRRKAGKAFGSK
- the rplR gene encoding 50S ribosomal protein L18, coding for MDTANHHLLVQTRRLRRQRRIRKRLAGTPERPRLAVFRSSKHIYAQVIDDRAGKTLVQASTVDPEVKAEVAYGGNKAAAAVVGRVVAARAKAAGLGKICFDRRSYKYHGRVEALAAAAREAGLDF
- the rpsE gene encoding 30S ribosomal protein S5, which gives rise to MSTDTRDRDRDRGEWVESVVAIRRCAAVVKGGRRFSFNALVVVGNGRGQVSWGYGKANEVPPAVEKGVKDAHKQMKRVQLRGTTIPHTVVGRFGAASVLMMPAAPGTGVIAGGAVRAVVEAAGIRDVLTKSFGSPNKLNLVKAAIQGLTQLRTKEEIARLRGVQI